The following proteins come from a genomic window of Salvia hispanica cultivar TCC Black 2014 chromosome 4, UniMelb_Shisp_WGS_1.0, whole genome shotgun sequence:
- the LOC125185529 gene encoding 3-ketoacyl-CoA synthase 4: MARAGEGAATVGVRIHPARRLPDFLQSVNLKYVKLGYHYLISHLITLCLVPIMAIIIIEASQMNPDDVRQLWLHLQYNLVTVITCSAFLVFGSTVYIMTRPRPVYLVDYSCYRPPESLKAPYERFMKHSRLTGDFDESSLEFQRKILERSGLGDETYVPEAMHSIPPNPSMQAARAEAEEVMYGALDNLFANTSVKPKEIGVLVVNCSLFNPTPSLSAMIVNKYKLRGNVKSFNLGGMGCSAGVIAVDLAKDMLQVHRNTYAVVVSTENITQNWYFGNKKSMLIPNCLFRVGGAAVLLSNKSKDRRRAKYKLVHVVRTHKGADDKAFRCVYQEQDDVGKTGVSLSKDLMAIAGGALKTNITTLGPLVLPISEQLLFFATLVIKKLFKKNVKPYIPDFKLAFDHFCIHAGGRAVIDELEKNLQLLPEHVEASRMTLHRFGNTSSSSIWYELAYIEAKGRMRRGNRVWQIAFGSGFKCNSAVWQALRSVRPSQNGPWEDCIDRYPVKVVS, from the coding sequence ATGGCCCGAGCCGGAGAGGGCGCCGCCACAGTGGGGGTCCGGATCCACCCGGCGCGGCGGCTGCCGGACTTTCTACAGAGCGTCAATTTGAAGTACGTCAAGCTAGGGTACCATTACCTGATCTCGCATTTAATTACGCTCTGCTTGGTCCCAATCATGGCAATCATCATCATCGAGGCGTCGCAGATGAATCCCGACGACGTGCGCCAGCTCTGGCTGCATCTGCAGTACAATCTCGTAACGGTCATTACCTGCTCCGCTTTTCTCGTGTTCGGATCCACCGTCTACATCATGACCCGCCCCCGGCCCGTTTACCTCGTCGATTACTCCTGCTACCGGCCGCCGGAGAGCCTCAAGGCGCCGTACGAGCGCTTCATGAAGCATTCGCGGTTGACCGGCGATTTCGACGAATCGTCGCTGGAATTCCAGCGGAAGATCCTCGAGAGGTCGGGGCTCGGCGACGAGACCTATGTTCCGGAGGCGATGCATTCGATTCCGCCGAATCCGTCGATGCAGGCGGCGAgggcggaggcggaggaggtCATGTACGGCGCGCTGGACAACTTGTTCGCGAATACGAGCGTGAAGCCGAAGGAAATTGGGGTTTTGGTGGTCAATTGCAGCTTGTTCAATCCGACGCCGTCGCTGTCGGCTATGATTGTGAACAAGTACAAATTGAGGGGCAATGTGAAGAGCTTTAACCTTGGGGGGATGGGGTGCAGCGCCGGCGTGATTGCCGTCGATTTGGCTAAGGATATGCTGCAGGTGCACCGGAATACCTACGCTGTTGTGGTCAGCACCGAGAACATCACGCAGAATTGGTATTTTGGGAATAAAAAGTCGATGTTGATCCCTAATTGCTTGTTCAGAGTGGGAGGCGCGGCGGTGCTGCTCTCCAACAAGTCTAAAGATAGGCGGAGGGCTAAGTACAAGCTGGTTCATGTGGTCAGGACGCATAAAGGCGCCGATGATAAGGCCTTTCGCTGCGTTTATCAAGAGCAGGATGATGTTGGGAAGACAGGGGTCTCCCTGTCCAAAGATCTCATGGCCATTGCTGGTGGCGCTCTCAAGACGAACATCACCACATTGGGCCCTCTGGTGCTGCCGATAAGCGAGCAGCTGCTCTTCTTCGCCACTTTGGTGATCAAGAAGCTGTTCAAGAAGAACGTCAAGCCTTACATACCCGATTTCAAGCTGGCATTTGATCATTTCTGCATACATGCGGGGGGTAGAGCTGTGATTGATGAGCTTGAGAAGAACCTGCAGCTTCTGCCTGAGCACGTTGAGGCTTCAAGGATGACTCTACATCGCTTTGGCAACACTTCCTCGAGCTCCATTTGGTACGAGCTCGCCTACATTGAGGCCAAGGGAAGGATGCGCCGTGGAAACAGAGTCTGGCAGATTGCTTTCGGGAGTGGTTTCAAGTGTAACAGCGCGGTCTGGCAGGCGCTCCGCAGCGTGAGGCCATCTCAAAATGGGCCGTGGGAAGACTGCATTGATAGGTATCCGGTGAAGGTAGTTTCCTAG
- the LOC125185532 gene encoding protein RADIALIS-like 3 — protein sequence MASSSLACSWTSKQNKRFEEALARYDKDTPDRWHNVARAVGGKSADEVRRHYEILVKDIMQIENDQVPIPNYRALAREYAHELRLMRNLKLQ from the exons ATGGCCTCAAGCTCGTTGGCATGCTCGTGGACGTCCAAGCAAAACAAGCGGTTCGAGGAGGCCCTAGCAAGGTACGACAAGGACACACCGGATCGTTGGCACAACGTAGCCCGGGCAGTTGGTGGGAAATCAGCAGATGAAGTGAGGAGGCATTATGAAATACTAGTTAAAGACATTATGCAAATAGAGAATGATCAAGTCCCCATTCCTAACTACAGAGCCCTTGCAAGAGAATATGCCCATGAACTAAG GCTTATGAGGAATCTCAAGCTGCAGTGA
- the LOC125222812 gene encoding tubby-like F-box protein 5 has translation MPFISILRDLKGKGGIDEKVEQECGLGERRSFDFSVEGSSSSCPVVEQSRWASLPLELLLDIIGRVEADETTWPARRAVVCCAAVCRSWRGVVREVVQTPEECGLLTFPMSLKQPGPRDSLIQCFIRRERETSTYRLYLGLSPAISGDASKFLLVAKRIKRATKTDFVISFAANDISHTSEYYAGKLRSNFFGSKFYVHDSQPPCNAPIQSHGWSRKRISPKKVAPRIPICNFNVATVAYELNVLRTRGPRRMNCTMHMIPVSSTQEGGSAPTPATFSYGLDDTFSPFTPSVGRGQDSASDVPISGKCSSIGKQLILKNKIPRWHEQLQCWCLNFRGRATVASVKNFQLVASGEPSANVPSPEQESVVLQFGKIGKDIFTMDYQYPLSAFQAFAICLSSFDTKPVCE, from the exons atgcCCTTTATATCCATTTTAAGAGATCTCAAGGGGAAAGGGGGGATAGATGAGAAGGTAGAGCAGGAATGTGGGTTGGGGGAGCGTAGGAGCTTCGATTTTAGTGTTGAGGGCTCGTCTTCCTCATGTCCGGTGGTGGAGCAGAGCCGGTGGGCCAGCTTGCCACTGGAGTTGCTTCTTGATATCATTGGTAGAGTAGAGGCTGATGAGACTACGTGGCCTGCTCGGAGAGCTGTGGTGTGTTGTGCTGCTGTTTGCAGGTCGTGGAGGGGGGTAGTTAGGGAGGTTGTTCAGACTCCTGAAGAATGTGGTTTGCTCACTTTCCCTATGTCTCTGAAGCAG CCTGGACCAAGGGATTCTTTGATTCAATGCTTCATTAGAAGAGAAAGGGAAACATCGACTTATAGATTATACCTCGGCTTAAGCCCCG CTATTTCAGGGGATGCAAGTAAGTTTTTGTTAGTAGCAAAACGGATCAAAAGAGCTACGAAAACAGATTTTGTCATATCTTTTGCTGCAAATGATATTTCTCACACCAGTGAATATTATGCAGGCAAACTGAG GTCCAACTTCTTTGGATCCAAATTCTACGTTCACGATTCTCAGCCTCCGTGCAACGCTCCAATCCAATCTCACGGTTGGTCGAGGAAAAGAATTTCCCCAAAGAAGGTGGCACCAAGAATACCTATTTGCAACTTTAATGTTGCAACTGTTGCTTACGAACTTAATGTTCTGCGTACAAGAGGACCAAGAAGGATGAACTGCACGATGCACATGATTCCGGTATCATCAACTCAAGAAGGTGGAAGTGCTCCCACTCCTGCAACATTTAGTTATGGTCTTGATGATACTTTTAGCCCCTTCACACCTTCCGTAGGGAGAGGACAGGATTCTGCTTCCGATGTCCCTATCAGTGGTAAATGCAGCAGCATTGGTAAACAACTCATTTTGAAGAACAAAATTCCGAGATGGCATGAGCAGCTGCAGTGTTGGTGTCTGAACTTCAGAGGGCGTGCTACAGTGGCATCGGTCAAGAACTTTCAGCTCGTAGCTTCCGGCGAGCCATCAGCGAACGTTCCATCCCCGGAACAAGAGAGCGTGGTCTTGCAATTTGGGAAGATAGGGAAAGACATATTTACCATGGACTATCAATATCCTCTCTCTGCCTTCCAAGCTTTCGCTATCTGTTTAAGCAGCTTTGATACGAAACCAGTATGTGAGTag
- the LOC125185530 gene encoding zinc-finger homeodomain protein 5-like has protein sequence MSSLPGQDKEMRVQQLQPASSLGSKPKPGRQTYRECLKNHAANVGGNVTDGCGEFMPSGGDGTLEALQCAACSCHRNFHRKEPSVQPVKMAFEESSSEEQLNFNEVAPPPPQFVARKRFRTKFTAEQKGRMLELAEKVGWRIPREDDAEVQRFCAEVGVKRQVFKVWMHNNKTASSSSKKLPHEF, from the coding sequence ATGTCTTCTTTACCCGGCCAAGACAAGGAAATGAGGGTACAACAATTACAACCCGCTTCTTCACTAGGATCCAAGCCCAAACCCGGTCGCCAGACCTACCGCGAGTGCCTGAAAAACCACGCCGCCAACGTGGGCGGCAACGTCACCGACGGCTGCGGCGAGTTCATGCCCAGCGGCGGCGACGGCACGCTCGAGGCCCTCCAGTGCGCCGCCTGCTCCTGCCACCGCAATTTCCACCGCAAAGAGCCCTCCGTGCAGCCGGTGAAGATGGCGTTCGAGGAGTCGTCGAGCGAGGAGCAGCTGAATTTCAACGAGgtggcgccgccgccgccgcagtTCGTGGCGAGGAAGAGGTTCAGGACGAAGTTCACGGCGGAGCAGAAGGGGAGGATGCTGGAGCTGGCGGAGAAGGTGGGGTGGAGGATCCCGAGGGAGGATGACGCCGAGGTGCAGAGATTCTGTGCGGAGGTTGGGGTGAAGAGGCAGGTTTTCAAGGTCTGGATGCATAATAACAAGACTGCTTCGTCTTCCTCCAAGAAACTTCCACACGAATTCTAG
- the LOC125220876 gene encoding proteoglycan 4-like: protein MADRKSLLSRFWPPSASRPTPTAQTPAAPPPATTTKQTPASQSSSQTNPTSSPSTPPRAETKTPVRKLTAKGSPSAPATPPRAEPLKASPEPNKSRSPSSSKPASPTRLSAQSRLPSSPQVRPPLPSPSRVAPSTPKQASKPHSPSRATPHSPKGKQPASPSKVSAQPTKKSSTSDEAPILASKENDPKPAESQKEAEVKEEVKPDSVAVANVQTQVGTSFKHDDVKEKHSQSSQLDNAVPPAKGPETREMSKSMDSFAVNDGGEAPDIKLDAKREDVKEVVEATKPDEKKKEVDDSVAPKSTSEAQIVKEAENPSEEDQIHREKHEAPDVKEILATPGYATASQPVKKSNASDASEKPALLNEEHSPSHKNIRSDHKEVIPDRSVSVITLAGENRGASMHMGSDTTKGEVPIHIYRRYKSNPNQSPQVTTDREEISKGKKSEKESCMEDQQTETYVNNNAQGINNAIVFNSSIVEGSPGVHMVVNHLPKEPIRSKKETSFPEAQNAEVNMSRAEKLTYNKKKMAERSSVGNK, encoded by the coding sequence ATGGCAGATCGAAAGTCGTTACTCTCTCGATTTTGGCCTCCTTCTGCTTCCCGCCCCACACCCACCGCCCAAACACCTGCTGCACCACCGCCAGCCACCACCACTAAACAAACACCTGCATCCCAATCTAGTAGCCAGACAAACCCCACCTCATCACCATCAACACCACCCCGAGCTGAAACCAAGACTCCAGTCAGGAAGTTGACCGCCAAAGGCAGCCCTTCTGCCCCTGCCACACCACCAAGAGCAGAGCCTCTTAAGGCATCCCCTGAGCCAAACAAATCACGGTCCCCATCCTCATCGAAACCTGCTTCACCCACTCGTTTGTCAGCTCAATCGAGATTACCCTCTTCACCCCAAGTGCGACCCCCACTTCCATCCCCGTCTCGTGTGGCCCCCTCCACGCCAAAACAAGCATCCAAACCTCATTCTCCATCCCGCGCCACTCCTCATTCTCCCAAGGGGAAACAGCCGGCTTCCCCCTCAAAAGTTTCGGCACAACCTACTAAAAAGTCCTCCACGTCAGATGAAGCCCCCATTTTAGCTTCAAAAGAGAATGATCCAAAGCCTGCAGAATCTCAAAAAGAAGCAGAGGTGAAGGAAGAGGTTAAACCTGATAGTGTTGCAGTAGCCAACGTCCAAACTCAGGTGGGGACGAGCTTCAAGCATGATGACGTGAAAGAAAAGCATTCTCAATCATCGCAACTTGACAATGCAGTGCCACCTGCCAAAGGCCCGGAGACACGTGAAATGAGCAAGAGCATGGACTCTTTCGCTGTCAATGACGGTGGAGAAGCACCCGACATCAAATTGGATGCAAAGCGTGAAGACGTGAAGGAAGTAGTGGAAGCAACAAAACCTGatgagaaaaagaaggaagTCGATGATTCTGTTGCTCCAAAGTCTACCTCTGAAGCACAAATTGTTAAAGAGGCTGAAAATCCCAGTGAAGAAGATCAGATCCACAGAGAGAAGCACGAGGCCCCAGACGTGAAGGAGATTTTAGCAACACCAGGTTACGCTACAGCTTCTCAACCGGTGAAGAAAAGCAACGCGTCTGATGCTAGTGAGAAACCTGCTCTACTAAATGAAGAACATTCCCCATCGCACAAGAACATCAGGTCCGACCATAAAGAAGTAATTCCTGATAGATCTGTCAGTGTGATAACCCTCGCAGGTGAAAATAGAGGAGCATCGATGCATATGGGGTCCGATACTACAAAAGGAGAAGTGCCAATTCACATATATCGGAGGTACAAGAGCAACCCCAATCAAAGTCCTCAAGTAACCACCGACAGAGAGGAAATctccaaagggaaaaagtCAGAAAAGGAGAGTTGCATGGAGGACCAACAGACAGAGACATATGTAAACAACAATGCACAAGGGATCAACAACGCCATCGTGTTCAACAGTTCCATAGTTGAAGGAAGTCCAGGAGTCCACATGGTTGTTAACCATCTGCCAAAGGAACCAATCCgatcaaaaaaagaaacaagttTTCCTGAAGCACAAAATGCTGAAGTTAACATGAGTCGTGCAGAGAAACTCACCTACAATAAGAAGAAGATGGCTGAGAGGTCTTCTGTTGGAAACAAGTGA